The genomic segment TGCTGGTGTCCACGATCGATGATCCGATGGTAAGGTTCCCTCCCGCACCCGAGGTGCCGGAGACGAGACTTAGCCGCGATCCCTTCGAGTCCGTGAGCACACTGGCCGTCACGCCAATTCCCGCGGAGTTGATCGAGGCCGCCAAGCCGGCAAGTGTGTTATTCGAGCCTACATTGATGGTGTGCGCGGTTCCCGATCCCACCTTGATCGTGATTGATCCCGACAACTTGTCGGAGGCATTGGTGATTGCCGTCAGTGTGCCGCTCGACGTAGTCGCCAGGCTCTTCACGGAGACCATATGCGTACCAGCTACCGCGGAGGAGCTCGCCGAAGACAACTGGAGAACGTTGGTATCCGAGCTCGATCCTGTCTTCTGCGCCAGCACACCCGTGAAGTCCGTCAACTGGCTCACATCCGTGGAGAGCTTGGAGAGAAGCGTGCCCAAATTAGATAGCACTGTATCCTGGCCCTGCAATGCGGTAAGCTGCGTCTTCCAAGGGGTTTCGACTTTTTGCAGGTTCGCGACGATCTGCGACACTGTCGCGCTTACGTCGAATCCGGCACCGCTCGTCGGTGATCCGAAATTAAGTCCTACCGTACCCATCGTTTGCTCCGCGAGACCGTGTGTTGCACCTGGCTGGCCGACCAGTGTGCGAGGCAGATTGGAAAGTCTTCACAGGGCTCCGGCCAAAGCGTGCGCACTTGCGTGTATGCCGAAGCCGGCCCCATGCGAACTTCATCGGCAGAGCTGAGTCTGTGCATGAGCCGAGCAGTCGGCGATCGCGGCGTTCGCCCCTTCTGAGCTTGCTCCAATCTTCGCGAGAGCCCCTTGGACCGCGGGATGCCGCTGGCCACTGCGGAGCCTCTGTGGCCCACGCGGTCACGCATGCTCCAGCAGGAAGGAACCGGTTTGCGACAGACTCGAATTATCCAGCCAGATTATGCGGAGCGTTTCCGCTGCCTGGGCTCAGAATGCGAAGACACCTGCTGCTCCGGGTGGCAGGTGCCACTTGACGAGGCAGACTATGACAACCTCACCAGCGTGCCCGACGGTTCGCTGCGTTCGCTGGTCCGGGATTCCATCCTTCGCACCGAGGGGCGAGAGGGCGGCCAGGAGTCGCCCTTCGCAGTCTTCCGGATGCTTCCTTCCGGCGAATGCCCGCTGCTTTCTCCAGACAAGCTCTGCCGCATACATAAGCAGTGCGGCGAGCAGTATCTGGCGCGAATATGCGCTGTGTACCCGCGGCACTTCTATCGCATCGACGGCCAGAGCGAAACCGAGCTTTCGCTCTCCTGCCCTGAGGCGGCGCGTCTCATCCTGCTCTCCCCCTCGCTGATCTCCGGCGGCAGTGCGGCGAGCCGCCAGCTTACCTGGGACGAGACGGCTTCCCGCGGGGCCAATCTTCGCCCCTACTTCTGGCAGATCCGGGAAGCTGCTGTGAGTCTGATTCTCAATCGCACCTATCCGCTGTGGCAGCGGCTGTTTCTGCTAGGCATGTTCTGCCGCCGGCTGGAGGCATTTTCGCGAGGTGAGATCGACCGGCGATTCGTGGATCTGCTCGACGACTTTACACGCGCCGTGGCCACACCCGGGCTGCGCGAATCGATGCAGACGATTCCAGCCGACATCCCCCTGCAAGTGGAGATTGTGCTCATGCTTGTTATGGAACGATTGAAGGGGGACAGGCTAAGCCAGCGTGCGCGGGACATTCTTGACCTGTTTGACAGGGCAGTTGTCCAGACGCCGACCGCATCTATCGAGAGCCAGGCCTCTCGCTACGCTGAGGCATACCGGCGCGATTTTACGCGCTTTTTTGGGAGTCACCCTCGCGTCCTAGAGAACCTGCTCCTCAATGCAGTCTTCCGTGACGCCTTCCCGTTTGGCAAGACGCTCACGCCGGCGGGCGGCGACCCGGAACC from the Occallatibacter riparius genome contains:
- the fliB gene encoding flagellin lysine-N-methylase, with the protein product MRQTRIIQPDYAERFRCLGSECEDTCCSGWQVPLDEADYDNLTSVPDGSLRSLVRDSILRTEGREGGQESPFAVFRMLPSGECPLLSPDKLCRIHKQCGEQYLARICAVYPRHFYRIDGQSETELSLSCPEAARLILLSPSLISGGSAASRQLTWDETASRGANLRPYFWQIREAAVSLILNRTYPLWQRLFLLGMFCRRLEAFSRGEIDRRFVDLLDDFTRAVATPGLRESMQTIPADIPLQVEIVLMLVMERLKGDRLSQRARDILDLFDRAVVQTPTASIESQASRYAEAYRRDFTRFFGSHPRVLENLLLNAVFRDAFPFGKTLTPAGGDPEPAKAFAMLTIQFVLIKGLLIGVAGARGSRFASADVVQAVQTASRLFEHTQFLRSAYRLLEERGVADARGLTMLIRN